One Candidatus Paceibacterota bacterium genomic window carries:
- a CDS encoding cob(I)yrinic acid a,c-diamide adenosyltransferase, with amino-acid sequence MLYTRKGDNGTTKTFACDQRISKSSIVAEALGALDEANSFLGLARARTKDKVFEIKGERIKFPDLILEIQQNLFIVQAEVAGATLSIEGEKVKKIEKIVDEIEKILPPIKTFFISGATKDGAVLDISRTLVRRAERRVIDAKEEGKTKISVETLTYLNRLSSLLYALARIASHLEGEEEIKPEYK; translated from the coding sequence ATGCTCTACACTAGAAAAGGAGACAACGGCACAACGAAAACTTTTGCTTGCGATCAGCGTATTTCTAAAAGTTCCATAGTGGCTGAAGCCTTAGGCGCGCTCGATGAAGCGAACTCTTTTTTAGGTTTAGCCCGCGCTAGAACCAAAGATAAAGTTTTTGAAATTAAAGGTGAGCGAATAAAATTTCCTGACCTTATCTTAGAGATTCAGCAGAATTTATTTATTGTGCAAGCAGAAGTCGCCGGGGCGACTCTTTCCATAGAAGGAGAGAAAGTAAAAAAAATAGAAAAAATAGTGGATGAAATTGAAAAAATCTTACCGCCTATTAAAACTTTTTTTATCAGTGGCGCCACAAAAGATGGAGCAGTGCTGGATATTTCTAGAACCTTGGTGCGACGCGCGGAGAGGAGGGTGATAGATGCAAAAGAGGAAGGAAAAACAAAAATCAGCGTTGAGACGCTGACATATCTTAATAGACTCTCTAGTTTACTATACGCCTTAGCTCGCATCGCGAGCCACTTAGAAGGCGAAGAAGAAATCAAACCGGAGT
- a CDS encoding DUF4065 domain-containing protein has product MSNKYAQFIKTTRKERGLSQSFLANKLGISRPSYISIEQGKRELTLGEFEKLSGVLGVSFEELEGGESPNYEKYKQMILAFLRLDKKIPKTKLAKLVYLADAGWFYYRLRSMSGMQYRKIQYGPVAESYFSIIDELYQNGQIEIEQTKEGAMLVSQTRAGGKSSLSEIKKEELKLITDVNHKWKNKKTKEIVEFTHNQLPYLCAKKNEIITLGLITQEDPHEYY; this is encoded by the coding sequence ATGAGTAATAAATATGCACAATTTATAAAAACTACTAGAAAAGAGCGTGGACTTTCTCAGTCTTTCTTGGCTAATAAATTAGGTATTTCTAGACCTTCCTATATAAGCATAGAACAAGGCAAAAGAGAATTAACCTTGGGAGAGTTTGAAAAGCTTTCCGGAGTTTTGGGTGTTTCTTTTGAAGAATTAGAGGGAGGAGAATCTCCGAATTATGAAAAGTACAAGCAAATGATCTTGGCTTTCTTACGATTAGACAAAAAAATTCCAAAAACTAAACTTGCAAAACTTGTGTATCTTGCAGATGCTGGTTGGTTTTATTATCGTTTGCGCAGTATGAGCGGTATGCAATATAGAAAAATCCAATATGGTCCAGTAGCAGAATCATATTTTAGTATAATAGATGAGCTATATCAAAATGGTCAAATTGAGATAGAACAAACAAAAGAAGGCGCCATGCTCGTATCTCAAACTCGCGCTGGCGGAAAAAGTTCTTTATCTGAAATAAAGAAAGAAGAATTAAAACTAATAACAGATGTTAATCACAAATGGAAAAATAAAAAAACTAAAGAAATCGTTGAGTTTACTCACAATCAACTTCCATATTTATGCGCTAAAAAAAATGAAATTATCACTCTTGGCTTAATAACACAGGAAGATCCGCATGAATATTACTAA
- a CDS encoding ATP cone domain-containing protein codes for MKKTEKILKSELAKIKSIRRRTGEVVSFDLGRVARAILKAFEVTGEGGEAESQEVAKRVFRNLLKIQAGLVSAHKGAKFLPTVEMVQDLVEKELMKNNFTDTAKKYILYRNKRSELRAAFGPVPESVRLAVEESSKYFSSPYSEYIFYQFYSRWVPELGRRETWIEAIDRFMSFMKENMGDKLTAKEYVDVRQAILNQDICPSMRLLWSAGKACRESNVWAYNCSYIAPTCPQDLGEIMYISMCGAGLGFAVEWENVQQFPQIKKQTKEKPTIHIVHDSKEGWANAFVLGLKAWFDGKDVKFDYSAIRPAGARLETAGGRASGPQPLMDLMEFARRKILSKQGRRLSNLDMHDIICQIGMIVVAGGVRRSALISLSELEDKEMRDAKKGQFYLTEGQRSMANNSAVYNSKPSAEEFLNEWTALVKSKSGERGIFNRGGLEKQLPARRWAAIKDERQIGMNPCGEIYLRSKQFCNLTSIVIRPKDTIETLKRKMELATLLGTYQSTLTNFGYLSKKWKENCEEERLLGVSLTGYYDNPLIRNDKVLDILRLDSIETNKKYAKRFGINPSTAITCVKPHGNSGQLLGVGSGMHPWYAPYFIRRVRISHTDTLLQMARDQGVPCLPEVGQSSESATTYVLEFPVKAPAGAIFKDEVSALDLIKEWKRLKEHFVEHNPSATIYVGPDEWLAVGNFVYENWDVIGGLSFLPRSEHVYQLAPYEAITKEEYERRARNIGKIDFSKLSQYEATDNTTGAKEFACVSGVCEL; via the coding sequence ATGAAAAAAACAGAAAAAATTTTAAAAAGTGAATTAGCAAAAATAAAATCAATCCGAAGAAGAACTGGTGAGGTTGTTTCTTTTGATTTAGGGAGAGTGGCTCGAGCAATTTTGAAAGCTTTTGAGGTGACAGGAGAAGGAGGAGAGGCAGAATCACAAGAAGTCGCTAAGCGCGTTTTTAGAAATCTTTTAAAGATTCAAGCCGGCTTGGTAAGTGCGCATAAAGGAGCAAAATTTTTACCTACCGTTGAGATGGTTCAAGATCTAGTGGAAAAAGAATTAATGAAAAACAATTTTACCGATACCGCTAAAAAATATATTCTTTACCGCAATAAACGTTCAGAGCTTCGCGCTGCTTTCGGTCCTGTGCCTGAATCTGTCCGGCTGGCTGTAGAAGAATCCAGTAAGTATTTTAGCAGTCCTTATTCTGAATATATTTTTTACCAATTTTATTCCAGGTGGGTTCCAGAGCTGGGACGCAGAGAGACCTGGATCGAGGCTATTGATCGCTTTATGTCTTTTATGAAAGAGAATATGGGAGATAAACTTACCGCTAAAGAATATGTGGATGTTCGCCAGGCCATTTTAAATCAAGATATTTGCCCTTCTATGCGTCTTTTGTGGTCTGCTGGAAAAGCTTGCCGTGAGTCTAATGTTTGGGCGTATAATTGTTCATATATTGCTCCAACTTGTCCTCAAGATTTAGGTGAAATAATGTATATTTCCATGTGTGGGGCTGGTCTCGGCTTTGCCGTTGAATGGGAAAATGTTCAACAATTTCCCCAAATAAAAAAACAAACAAAAGAAAAGCCAACAATTCATATAGTTCATGACAGCAAAGAAGGCTGGGCGAATGCTTTTGTTTTAGGACTCAAAGCTTGGTTTGATGGCAAGGATGTGAAATTTGATTATTCTGCGATCAGACCAGCTGGAGCACGGCTCGAAACAGCAGGCGGGAGGGCCTCCGGACCACAACCCTTGATGGATTTAATGGAATTCGCTAGACGTAAAATTTTATCAAAACAAGGCCGTCGTCTTTCAAATCTAGACATGCATGATATTATTTGTCAGATTGGAATGATCGTGGTGGCAGGAGGAGTCAGGCGTAGCGCTTTGATTTCTCTTTCTGAATTAGAAGACAAAGAGATGCGAGATGCCAAAAAAGGACAGTTTTATTTAACCGAGGGTCAACGTTCTATGGCAAACAATTCCGCAGTCTATAATTCTAAACCATCAGCTGAAGAGTTTCTAAATGAATGGACTGCTTTAGTGAAATCTAAATCCGGGGAGCGTGGGATTTTCAATCGAGGCGGATTAGAAAAACAATTACCAGCTCGCAGGTGGGCAGCTATAAAAGATGAACGACAAATAGGAATGAATCCTTGTGGAGAAATTTATTTGCGTTCCAAACAATTTTGTAATTTGACCAGTATCGTGATTCGGCCAAAGGACACCATTGAAACTCTCAAAAGAAAAATGGAATTAGCGACTTTGCTCGGGACTTATCAATCTACTTTGACGAATTTTGGTTATCTTTCAAAAAAATGGAAAGAAAATTGTGAAGAAGAAAGATTGCTCGGCGTATCCCTCACAGGTTATTACGACAATCCTCTTATTAGAAATGATAAAGTATTGGACATTCTTCGTCTTGATTCTATTGAGACAAATAAAAAATATGCGAAACGCTTCGGAATCAATCCTTCTACCGCGATAACTTGCGTGAAGCCCCATGGCAATTCCGGTCAGCTCTTGGGAGTCGGTTCTGGTATGCATCCTTGGTATGCTCCGTATTTTATTCGCCGAGTACGAATTTCTCACACCGACACATTACTTCAAATGGCTCGAGACCAAGGGGTACCTTGTTTACCGGAAGTCGGTCAGTCTTCCGAATCCGCAACCACTTACGTTTTAGAATTTCCAGTCAAAGCGCCAGCAGGAGCAATCTTCAAAGACGAAGTTTCAGCCCTTGATTTGATTAAAGAATGGAAAAGACTCAAGGAGCATTTCGTGGAACACAATCCATCCGCGACGATCTATGTCGGTCCGGATGAATGGCTCGCTGTTGGAAATTTCGTTTACGAAAACTGGGATGTGATCGGCGGGCTTTCTTTCCTTCCTCGATCGGAGCATGTTTATCAATTAGCTCCGTATGAAGCAATTACCAAAGAAGAATACGAGAGGCGCGCTCGAAATATTGGCAAGATTGATTTCTCAAAACTTTCTCAATATGAAGCGACAGACAACACCACTGGAGCGAAAGAGTTTGCTTGTGTTTCTGGTGTTTGCGAATTGTAA